The genomic segment GATTTCACCGCACCCTGTTAAAAAACGTAACGTATCGACGACATGGACAAAGTCGTCAAAAATGAATGGTTTCGCATCTTCGATGAACGAAATCCGATTTTTTTGCATGACGATTAGATTCGGTTGTTCGACTTCTAATAACGTCCGGTGTGCCGACGCAAAACGTCGATTGAATCCTGTGATGAAGTGCAAGTCTTTCTCCCCTGCTAATCGTGTCAGCTCACGAATTTCCTCGATTTCCATCGAAACGGGCTTATCGATGTAGACATGTACACCTGCTTCGAGCAGTTGTTTCGCTTGCATCGCATGCACTTTCGTCGCCGAATGAATCATCGCCACGCCAATGCCTGCTTCCGTTAACTGATCGATCGATGTCAGCGTCCCAGCAAAACGATACGCATCACACAGTTGCTTCGCCTTGTCTTGATTTTCCGAAACAAGATAAATGTTTAAGTCGGACCGCTCCGCGTAGACCGGTAAGTACGCTTTTTGTGCAATATCCCCAAGACCAATGACTGCAATTTTCATGAATAAATCCCCCTCAGTTCTTTCTGTTCTACTCATTCCCTATGATACGTAGTTTCATACCTGACGTGTAGGAAATTCTAGTTTTTTGAAAAAAAAGAGAATTTCCTTTTTTTGTTTTATGCTAGAGACATATTTGAACAAGGAGGGAATGAGATTTTTATGAAAGTATCGCTCAGAATTGGACTGACACTGTTACTGCTTGTCGCCCTATGTCTTCCGGCATTACCCGCACAAGCTGCCAGTTACCAGGTCGTCGTCACTTCGACGATCGGGGCGAACGTCCGAACGAAGCCGAGCACGAGTTCATCAGCGACCATCACACGTCGCGCTCCGTACAAAGCGAAGTTCACAGCAGTCTCGTACTCAAACGGTTGGTACAAAATCAAAGATGGGAGTGCGTACCGTTACCTGTCGAATCAAGTCGCGAAAAAAGTCACGGCAAGTTCGACGAAAACGTATAAAATCATCGTCTACTCGAAGTATGGTGCGAACGTCCGTACATCACCAAGTACCGCATCCTCTAAAAATATTAAACGGCTCGCTACATACAACTCGAAGTTTAATGCCGTTTCCTATTCGAATGGTTGGTACAAAGTAAAAGAGAAAGTGAACTATTATTACGTCTCGAGTCAGGTCGCGAAAAAAGTCACGACAAGTGCGCCTGCGACTTCAAGTAATTATCCTGTCGCCTCGATGCGTTATTTCAAACTCGGCTCCTCGAGCTATGAACTGTCAAAAGCCAGTACGACGCGCCGTTATCCGGCAAGCACGACAAAACTGTTGACGGCCCTCGTCGCGTATGACGCCGCTGCCAAAAAAGGAACACTCGATCAAACGTTCACTTTGACCTACTCTATGCTCGCCGTTCCTGCTGGAAGCAGCACGGCTGGATTCCGTTCGGGTGACAAAGTCACACTCCGTCAACTGTTGAACGGGATGTTGATTCGCTCCGGCAACGACGCAGCAAAAGCCATCGCGATCCGGACAGCAGGCTCTGAATCGAAGTTCGTCTCGTTGATGAACAGTCGCGCAAAAACAATCGGTATGGCGTCAAGTCACTTCATGAATCCGCACGGTTTCTATCACGCGAGTCACTATACGACAGCAGCAGACATGCAAAAACTCGCTAACACGTATGCTAAGTACCATTACTTGATGGACGTCAGTGGTCGAAAATCATACAAAACGACCGTCAAAGGACCATACGCCCGGACGTTGACGTGGTACCATACGAACACGTCGCTTCCGAACGAATCGCGCGTCTATGCGAGTAAGACGGGGTATACACCAGAATCTGCCTATACACGTGTCTTCTTCATTAAAAAAGGTTCGACGCGCTATGGCCTCGTTACGTTGAAAGGAACACTTCCACAAACTGAAACGACATTACGCGCTGTCTTAAACCGTTAATCGCCCGTCCCCTTAGGAGACTTTCTTCGGAAACACTTCTAGGGGATTTTTTTGTTCTGATTTCCTTTAAAATTTCACTTGCATTGGAAGCGAATTCATCATATGGTTAAAGCACAATCAGACGTCTGACGTCTCAATGGAGGTATGACCGTGGGAAATGTAAGTTTATTATTTGGGGGCGTTGCGCTCTTTTTAAATAGTTTGTCCTTGTTTGGAAAAGTTGATTTAAAGAGTGCCGGTGTCTTCAGTTTGTTGACAGGATTACTACAAACGTTCGTTGCGACGTTGCTCGTCATCGGTGCAGCAGGTGATCCGATCTTGACGTTCGGCTATGCGAGCATTTATTTGTTTGCCTTTACGTATCTGTATGTCGGCATCACGTTCATCTTCGGACTCGACGGGAGCGGCGTCGGCTGGTTTTCCCTGTTCGTCGCCATCGCCGCATTTTTCTATGCCGGCGTCAGCTTTAGCTCAGGCGACTGGATGAGCGGAACGACGTGGTTGTTCTGGACACTCTTATGGTCGATGTTCTTCATCGGAAT from the Exiguobacterium oxidotolerans JCM 12280 genome contains:
- a CDS encoding Gfo/Idh/MocA family protein translates to MKIAVIGLGDIAQKAYLPVYAERSDLNIYLVSENQDKAKQLCDAYRFAGTLTSIDQLTEAGIGVAMIHSATKVHAMQAKQLLEAGVHVYIDKPVSMEIEEIRELTRLAGEKDLHFITGFNRRFASAHRTLLEVEQPNLIVMQKNRISFIEDAKPFIFDDFVHVVDTLRFLTGCGEIENLSVRGKKVDDLLHHVTIQFEANGITAIGIMNRNNGVTEERVEVMGPHEKRIATDVTSVDQLTKAGTLRRPLDNWEATLKRRGFVEMVDAFIASVNGEPSSSVTAEDSLATHELCAEIVAKL
- a CDS encoding SH3 domain-containing protein, whose protein sequence is MKVSLRIGLTLLLLVALCLPALPAQAASYQVVVTSTIGANVRTKPSTSSSATITRRAPYKAKFTAVSYSNGWYKIKDGSAYRYLSNQVAKKVTASSTKTYKIIVYSKYGANVRTSPSTASSKNIKRLATYNSKFNAVSYSNGWYKVKEKVNYYYVSSQVAKKVTTSAPATSSNYPVASMRYFKLGSSSYELSKASTTRRYPASTTKLLTALVAYDAAAKKGTLDQTFTLTYSMLAVPAGSSTAGFRSGDKVTLRQLLNGMLIRSGNDAAKAIAIRTAGSESKFVSLMNSRAKTIGMASSHFMNPHGFYHASHYTTAADMQKLANTYAKYHYLMDVSGRKSYKTTVKGPYARTLTWYHTNTSLPNESRVYASKTGYTPESAYTRVFFIKKGSTRYGLVTLKGTLPQTETTLRAVLNR
- a CDS encoding AmiS/UreI family transporter codes for the protein MTVGNVSLLFGGVALFLNSLSLFGKVDLKSAGVFSLLTGLLQTFVATLLVIGAAGDPILTFGYASIYLFAFTYLYVGITFIFGLDGSGVGWFSLFVAIAAFFYAGVSFSSGDWMSGTTWLFWTLLWSMFFIGMGLNRNVDALTARVALVLSWLTLIVPALVGLRFGTAGSSYQLLWSAAAIVTVLYFVYSALKLWPLRRPVQS